The DNA sequence CGAGTCGGTAGCCGGCGCTGCGGAGCTTGATCTTGTAATGATCTTCCAGACCATGCAGCGCATCAGCAGGAACACGGGGCTGCTCCAGACGTTCGGCCAGCTTCTTCCGAAACTGCTCCCGAAGCGTGGCACCGAGCTTTTTCCACTCCTTCAGTGCGGATGGCAGGAACTTAAGCTCAAAGGTCATCGAGGCCCACGCTGATCGGCGTTTCATCCGCCCGGGCCTTAATGACATCGACAAGCGCCAGGTCGTCCAGCCGCTCCATCATCGCCTCGTAAACATCGGCCGGGACCATATAAGCCATGACGCGATTGTGGTTCAGCACGGCGACGGCCTCGCCTTGCGCCTGATCCATGATGGCGGTCGGGCTTTTCTTCAGATCAGAGACACTGACCGCAATCTGGGCTTCAACACGTTGCATGTTCGATCTCCACAAGGTCATTCATTGCGCGATGAGCAGGCTGACCGAGGCAGCGATCATGGACAGCAAGACCACCCCTGTTTGCCATATCGGCAATTCGGCGAGCACATCGTCCGGCAGCCAGCTATCCGGAGCGAAGCGCACCAGCATTTCCAGCGCGATCTGGGCGAGGACGCCCACGATCAGCGTCGCATTCGCCGCGCACCCCAGGATCGAGTCAAACCTCCAGCCGTCAGTATACGTCAGGCGAAGGATGGCGAATGCTCCAAGAGCAAACAGCGCGAGCTTTGCTAGCGCACCCTTTTCACAATCCGTCATATCACCCTCTATTCATGCTAAAATATGATACCATATTTAGAACCAAATGCAACACGGCAATGCCCTGCTTCTGGCCGCGCAGCGGGCCCGGCGCGGCCTTAGCGCCGCGTCGGCGCCGGCGTTCTGGCCTGCCAGGGCGACGGCGCCGGCGAACACCAGGAACAGGGCAAAAAAAAGAGCCGCCCCCGAGGGAGCGGCCAGTCATCCTCACCACAAGGATATTTCAGGGGGTGTTTCGGCGCTCGATGCGATCGAGCCGGGCAAGCTGATTATTCACGTCCATCAAGGCGCGGGTCGTCCAGTCCTCGGCGCGAAAACCCCTCCCCGGCCTGCCGAAACGGTTGGGGTGTCCATCAAGGATGAGCTGGCGCAGGGACAGCAGGACGGCCTTGTCCAGCTCGACCGCGACCAGCTGGCCGGGAAACCGCAGCACATGTCGATTGCAACTGATAGGCCAGAAGGTCCAGCAGCAGGTCGGGATCGCGCAGGATGGCATGTTGCCGCGCACCCATGGCAACGCGGCCGAGGTCGTCGCGCAGCGCGTTGCTGATGGGCGATTTCGGGGTGTCGCTGCCGCTCTCGTTATGAACCGATGGGCGCAGGAATCCGGCCTCGATGGCTGTGGCGCGGTCCTCGCGCGTCACCAGCCCTTCGAGTGTTTTCAGGGCACCGCTCTGATCCACATAGAACAGGACGCCGGACACGGCCCTTTGCTCGTCGGTAAAGCCGCCGTCCAGAATGGCTTGCAGCGCGGCCAGTTCGGCCTCGCCCTCGGCATCGAGGACGTCGCCGTTCGCCAGTTCGGCCAGTTCATCATAACGCTCGGCCTCGGCTTCGGAGAGTTCGCCTTCCTGCGCATAGATGCGATCCAGCTTGCGCGCCTCGATCTCGTAATAGCCGACATAGCTGTCCCGGATCGGCTCGGCCCATTTCCAGCCATCGGCAATGATGGTGCCGGCGTGAGCTTCCAGCTTGGCCGTGAACAGTTCGTGCAGCAGGGCCTCGTCCTCGAAATAGGACTGGTCGGCAAAGAGGTCGGTGGTGACGCGCCCGCCCTCGGCCTCATAGGCTTCATCGACCGCGGCAAGGCCGAGCTGACCCTGGCGGCCGAGGGCAGGCTGCATCCCGATGCCGCGCCGGGCGGGCATTTCGTGCTGCCGACGCTGTTTTCCGAGGTCGATCCCGGCCATGCGCTGGCCCAGCAGGAGATCTTCGGCCCCGTGCAGGTGCTGATCCCCTTCCAGGACGAGGCCGAGGCGGTCCGCATCGCCAACGGTACCGAATACGGGCTGGTCGCCGGCATCTGGACCCGCGACGGCGCGCGCCAGCTGCGGCTGGCGCGCAAGATCCGCAGCGGCCAAGTCTTCGTGAACAATTACGGCGCCGGCGGCGGCATCGAGCTGCCCTTCGGCGGGGTCGGCAAATCCGGCCATGGCCGCGAGAAGGGTTTCGAGGCGCTCTACGGCTTCACCCGCCTCAAGACCGTGACCGCCGCGCATGGCTGACCCCCCGCCGGGCGGCGGCGATCAGCGCGACCAGCTGCCGCGATGCGGCTCGGGCCGGATCTCGACCAGCGGCAGGCCGGCATCCGCCCAGGCATCGACCCCGCCGGGGAACCAGCCCAGGTTGACATAGCCGCGCCCGGCGATGCGCCTGGCGGCGTTCCAGCTGAGCCAGCAATCCGACTTGCAGAACAGGATCAGCCCCGCCTTGCGGTCGCCGCCGGTGATCCGCTCCAGGCTCGCATCCAGATAATCGCTCTGCCATGGCTCCAGCCGGCCCCAGCCGACCACCGGCAGCCAACGCGCGCCGGGGATCGAGCGGTGCCGCTCGGGCAGGATCCATGTGCCGTCGGCGCCGATCCCGAAAACCCGGGCGCCCATCACGTCGACCGGGATCCAGCCCTGGCCGATCAGCGCCCGCACCTGCGCAAGGTCGAGCGTCCTCGCCCCCGGCACCGCTTCGGGAACCGGGGCGCGATAGCCGTCCAGGCGATAGCCGCTTTCGTCGAACAGCACTGGCTGCTCGGCCGCGACGGCCAAGGGGAAAACCCCCGCCAGAAGCAGGAGAAATGCCCCGATTCCGGGGCGGGACCGCAGGCTCCGGGCCCTGCGGAGGGTGCGCAATACGACCATGGCACAATTTACCCTTTCTCGATCTCAAGGAAATTTGACCAGGACGCAACGCACAACGGATACGCGCGAAGGACTTTGGAACATGACCCGCAGGATAAGCAAGACCTTTCCTCTTGCCGTCTCACTCGCTCTCTGGGCATCGATGGCGCTTGGCCATGGCGACACCGCCCCGCAGGCGGTCGACACCGCCGGCCTGCCCGAACTTCCGGCCGAGATGGCCAGCGAAAACCCCTGGCGCGAGGCGGACGGCGCGGTGCTGTTCAAGGCCGTCGAGATCGGTGCCAAGGGCTTCAACAGCAATTGCGCGCGCTGCCACGGGCTCGAGGCGATCTCGGGCGGGCTGGCGCCGGACCTGCGCTTCCTCGAGGCCAGCGCCTTCGGCGACGAATGGTATCTGGACCGCATCCTGCACGGCTATGAGCAGAACGGCGCGGTGAAGATGCCGCCCTTCGAGGGCATCCTGAACCAGCAGGCGATCTGGGCGATCCGCACCTATATCGAGACCCGCCCCGATGCCGACGCGCTGGCGGAGAAAAGCACCGAGATCGCGGCGCTTTACGACAAGGTCAAGGCGCTGCCGCTCGATGCCGGGGCCGATCAGGCCCAGGCGCTGGCCGCCGAGCTGGAAAGCGCCGGCAGCGGCTTCGAGGCGCTTTCGGGCGCGCCGCGCGCCGTGACCGTGCTGGACCAGGCGGCGCACATGCTGCGCAGCGGCGCCTCGCATGCGCCGGCGGCCGCCGAGCTGATCCATGGCGTGCTGAGGAACTAGGGCCATGGCGCTGCTGACGGACAGGTTGCCCGGCGCCGCCTCGCCCCCGCTGCTGACCGGCAGGACCGGGCCGGCCGCCGTGGGGGGCGATGCGTTCGACAGCGGCATGTGGCCGTCGCACCGGCAGGAATTCCTGGGCGACCCCGCGGCCTGGCGCAACGATCCGGCCGTCGCCGTCCTGGCGCCGCGCGCGGCCGAGGATTCCCGCCATGTGCCCTTCCTGATCGACGCCACCGCCGTCGCGCAGCCGATCCGGCGCATCGTCGTCACCATCGACTACAGCCCCTTTCCCAAGGCCATCGTCTTTCGCCCCGGCCGCGCCCTGCCCCTGCTGGGCTTCGGCGTGAAATACGAGGTCGGCGGCGCCCTGCGCGCCTCGGCCGAGACCGGGGCCGAGACGGGGGCGGGCGAATGGCTGGTCGGCGCGGCCTATGTCAGCGCGCTTGGCGGCGGATGCAGCGCGCCCGCCGCTGCGCACCACCGACCCGACTGGCAGCAGGGCTTCGGCGAATTGCGCGCCCGGCTCTGGGCCGAAACCGGGCGACTGCGGCTACGGCTGCGCCATCCGCAGGACACCGGCCTGGCGGACGGCATCCCGGCGCATCACCTGACCGAACTGGCTCTGCTCGACGCCGCCGGGGCCGAGATCGCCGCGCTGGAGCTGCACGAGCCACTGGAGGAGAACCCGGCGCTGACTTTCCTGCTGCCGCTCGACCTGGCGCGCGGGCCGGTCGCGATCCGGGCGCGCGACAACCTGGGCTATGCCTTCGCGGGCCGGGTGGAGGACGCGCCATGAGCCTTTCCCGCCGGGCGCTGCTGGCCGGGGCCGCCGTCCTGACGCTGCCCTTGCCCATCTTCGCGCAGCCGCGCAGATATGGCCTGCAGCCAGTCGAAGTTGCAGACGGAATATGGATGATCGAGGGCCGGCGCGAGGTCTTCACCCGCGAGAACGGCGGCGACATCGTCAACGTGGCGCTGCTGGCGACCGATCAGGGCGCGCTGGTCGTCGACAGCGGCTCGACCGCCGCCATGGGGGCCGAGATCCGCGCCTTTGCCGACCAGCGGCTGGGCGGGCTCGTCGCGACGATCAACACCCACCATCACCCGGACCACTGGTTTGGCAACGCGCCGCTGGCCGACCGGCCGGTTCTGGCGCTGGCGGCGACATCCGCGACCTGCCGCGAATATGCCCAGGATTATGCCGAGACGCTGTATTCGATCCTCGGCAGCTGGATCTCGGGGACCCGGACCATGCCCGCGACCGGCGAGGTCGAGGCCGGCCCGCGCGCCATCGGCGGCCGGACCCTGCGGATGATCCCGCTGGCCGGCCACACCGCCGCCGATTTGGCCATCCTCGATGAGGCGACCGGCGTGCTGGTCGCCGGGGATCTGGTGTTCCTGGACCGCGCGCCCAGCCTGCCAGACGCGGATTTCGCGACCTGGCTGGCGGCGCTGGACCGGCTGGAAGGGCTCGGCC is a window from the Paracoccus pantotrophus genome containing:
- a CDS encoding type II toxin-antitoxin system RelE family toxin: MTFELKFLPSALKEWKKLGATLREQFRKKLAERLEQPRVPADALHGLEDHYKIKLRSAGYRLVYRVEDAEITVTVVAVGRRERSEVYKAASARRDDRPKS
- a CDS encoding type II toxin-antitoxin system Phd/YefM family antitoxin: MQRVEAQIAVSVSDLKKSPTAIMDQAQGEAVAVLNHNRVMAYMVPADVYEAMMERLDDLALVDVIKARADETPISVGLDDL
- a CDS encoding rhodanese-like domain-containing protein produces the protein MAVAAEQPVLFDESGYRLDGYRAPVPEAVPGARTLDLAQVRALIGQGWIPVDVMGARVFGIGADGTWILPERHRSIPGARWLPVVGWGRLEPWQSDYLDASLERITGGDRKAGLILFCKSDCWLSWNAARRIAGRGYVNLGWFPGGVDAWADAGLPLVEIRPEPHRGSWSR
- the pedF gene encoding cytochrome c-550 PedF, with product MTRRISKTFPLAVSLALWASMALGHGDTAPQAVDTAGLPELPAEMASENPWREADGAVLFKAVEIGAKGFNSNCARCHGLEAISGGLAPDLRFLEASAFGDEWYLDRILHGYEQNGAVKMPPFEGILNQQAIWAIRTYIETRPDADALAEKSTEIAALYDKVKALPLDAGADQAQALAAELESAGSGFEALSGAPRAVTVLDQAAHMLRSGASHAPAAAELIHGVLRN
- a CDS encoding quinoprotein dehydrogenase-associated SoxYZ-like carrier, translated to MALLTDRLPGAASPPLLTGRTGPAAVGGDAFDSGMWPSHRQEFLGDPAAWRNDPAVAVLAPRAAEDSRHVPFLIDATAVAQPIRRIVVTIDYSPFPKAIVFRPGRALPLLGFGVKYEVGGALRASAETGAETGAGEWLVGAAYVSALGGGCSAPAAAHHRPDWQQGFGELRARLWAETGRLRLRLRHPQDTGLADGIPAHHLTELALLDAAGAEIAALELHEPLEENPALTFLLPLDLARGPVAIRARDNLGYAFAGRVEDAP
- a CDS encoding quinoprotein relay system zinc metallohydrolase 1; the protein is MSLSRRALLAGAAVLTLPLPIFAQPRRYGLQPVEVADGIWMIEGRREVFTRENGGDIVNVALLATDQGALVVDSGSTAAMGAEIRAFADQRLGGLVATINTHHHPDHWFGNAPLADRPVLALAATSATCREYAQDYAETLYSILGSWISGTRTMPATGEVEAGPRAIGGRTLRMIPLAGHTAADLAILDEATGVLVAGDLVFLDRAPSLPDADFATWLAALDRLEGLGPAGVVPGHGRFHRAGEGIAQTRAYLRATRDRLAMAADLGLTPIEAMAAGPVPEFAGLGANPEEYLRSVVRRFGDHETLALPVVGGA